Proteins encoded within one genomic window of Sphingosinicella ginsenosidimutans:
- a CDS encoding DUF2147 domain-containing protein — translation MIAPLFALLIAATPPGIAGNWVTQDRSAIVRVGDCGGTICGRIVQILRRGAPTGDIHNPDPAQRRRPLVGIAVLSGFTAQGAGATGGRAYDPESGRSYRSYLSLNDDGTLKVTGCVAFFCRSQTWTRAR, via the coding sequence ATGATCGCGCCGCTCTTCGCCCTGCTCATCGCCGCCACCCCGCCAGGGATCGCCGGCAATTGGGTGACGCAGGATCGAAGCGCGATCGTTCGCGTCGGCGATTGCGGCGGGACGATCTGCGGACGGATCGTGCAGATCCTGCGCCGCGGCGCGCCGACCGGCGACATCCACAATCCCGATCCGGCCCAGCGCCGCCGGCCGCTGGTCGGCATCGCGGTGCTCAGCGGATTCACCGCCCAGGGCGCCGGGGCGACCGGCGGGCGCGCCTACGATCCCGAGAGCGGGCGATCCTATCGCTCCTATCTCAGCCTCAACGACGACGGGACGCTGAAGGTCACCGGCTGCGTCGCCTTCTTCTGCCGTTCGCAGACCTGGACGCGGGCGCGCTAG
- a CDS encoding acyl carrier protein codes for MTDRSQTFARVAALIEPFNKKGVALTDATTFAGDLEWDSLVVMDFVASVEDEFEILITMNMQAEIETVGQLVDAVDRLTEEGVAL; via the coding sequence ATGACCGATCGTTCGCAAACCTTCGCGCGCGTCGCTGCGCTGATCGAGCCGTTCAACAAGAAGGGCGTGGCGCTGACCGACGCGACCACGTTCGCCGGCGATCTCGAATGGGACAGCCTGGTCGTGATGGATTTCGTCGCCTCGGTCGAGGACGAGTTCGAAATCCTGATCACGATGAACATGCAGGCCGAGATCGAGACCGTGGGCCAGCTGGTCGACGCGGTCGATCGGCTGACGGAAGAAGGCGTCGCGCTCTAG
- a CDS encoding Pycsar system effector family protein — MEAGRKREFPPNMVNLLRTSQQMHLTLSQMADQKANMLLAATFVVFTITIGQVRQVDYPLPLLLLGGGAFFSAIFAVLAVMPAAHFKTGGKLNLLFFGSFCRLEEEDFLERLLTEMEDEEQAFRMMARDLYQNGIVLERKKYRLLAYAYWIFLAGLVAAAAAFVLDYF; from the coding sequence ATGGAAGCCGGGCGAAAGCGGGAATTTCCGCCCAATATGGTGAACCTGCTGCGCACGTCGCAGCAGATGCACCTGACGCTGAGCCAGATGGCCGACCAGAAGGCGAACATGCTGCTCGCCGCGACCTTCGTCGTCTTCACCATCACGATCGGCCAGGTCCGGCAGGTCGATTACCCGCTGCCGCTGCTTCTGCTCGGCGGCGGCGCCTTCTTTTCGGCGATCTTCGCGGTGCTGGCGGTGATGCCCGCCGCGCATTTCAAGACCGGCGGCAAGCTCAACCTGCTCTTCTTCGGCTCCTTCTGCCGGCTCGAAGAGGAGGACTTCCTGGAGCGGCTGCTGACCGAGATGGAGGACGAGGAACAGGCTTTCCGGATGATGGCGCGCGATCTCTACCAGAACGGCATCGTGCTCGAGCGGAAGAAATACCGCCTCCTCGCTTATGCCTACTGGATCTTCCTCGCCGGGCTGGTCGCGGCGGCAGCGGCGTTCGTGCTGGATTATTTCTGA
- a CDS encoding NAD-dependent epimerase/dehydratase family protein, with protein sequence MVAAVKRARPVLAVTGATGFVGRHLLRLAREAGHPLRALTRGWRPPEQGIDWIDGALDRPDALAKLVDGADAVIHIAGLINAPTRAAFEAVNVGGTANMIDAARAIGVRRFIHISSLAAREPDLSDYGWSKAKSERVVAASGLDWTIVRPPAIYGPGDRETFELFKMARRGFVALPPGGRFSLIHVEDLCRLILALPGEQETVCETYEPDDGTDQGWEHRHFARTLARAFGRRTATVAVPKLVMKGASRLDTLVRGEGAKLTPDRVRYFCHPDWVVTAESRPPDQLWKASIRTPAGLKATADWYLDQGWLR encoded by the coding sequence ATGGTCGCCGCTGTGAAGCGGGCGCGGCCGGTGCTCGCCGTGACCGGGGCGACCGGGTTCGTCGGCCGGCACCTGCTGCGCCTGGCGCGCGAGGCCGGGCATCCGTTGCGCGCGCTGACCCGCGGCTGGCGTCCGCCGGAGCAGGGGATCGACTGGATCGACGGCGCGCTCGACCGGCCCGATGCGCTGGCGAAGCTCGTCGACGGCGCCGATGCGGTGATCCACATCGCCGGGCTTATCAACGCGCCCACCCGCGCCGCCTTCGAAGCGGTCAATGTCGGCGGCACCGCCAACATGATCGATGCCGCGCGTGCGATCGGGGTGCGGCGGTTCATCCACATTTCCTCGCTCGCCGCGCGCGAGCCCGACCTGTCCGACTATGGCTGGTCGAAGGCCAAGTCGGAGCGGGTCGTCGCCGCCTCCGGCCTCGACTGGACGATCGTTCGCCCGCCGGCGATCTACGGCCCGGGCGACCGCGAGACGTTCGAGCTGTTCAAAATGGCGCGACGCGGCTTCGTCGCGCTGCCGCCGGGGGGACGGTTCTCACTGATCCATGTCGAGGATCTGTGCCGCCTCATCCTCGCCTTGCCCGGCGAGCAGGAGACGGTGTGCGAGACGTACGAGCCCGACGACGGCACCGACCAGGGCTGGGAGCATCGTCATTTCGCCCGCACGCTCGCCCGCGCGTTCGGGCGGCGGACGGCGACCGTGGCGGTCCCGAAGCTGGTGATGAAGGGCGCCTCGCGGCTCGACACTCTGGTGCGCGGCGAGGGCGCCAAGCTGACGCCGGACCGGGTCCGCTATTTCTGCCATCCCGACTGGGTCGTGACGGCGGAGAGCCGGCCGCCCGATCAGCTCTGGAAGGCCAGCATCCGCACACCCGCCGGGCTCAAGGCGACCGCCGACTGGTATCTCGATCAGGGCTGGCTGCGCTGA
- the obgE gene encoding GTPase ObgE: MHFLDQAKIFVRSGAGGPGAVSFRREKFIEYGGPDGGDGGKGGDIVFEAVPGLNTLIDFRYTQHFRAQRGTGGAGSNRTGAGGKDLVIKVPIGTQILADDDERTLLADLTKAGERIVFLRGGDGGRGNASYKTSTNRAPRQHGTGWPAEEAWVWLRLKLLADAGLVGLPNAGKSTFLNAVTNAQAKVGAYAFTTTRPQLGVVRHKGREFVIADIPGLIEGAAEGAGIGDRFLGHVERCRVLLHLVDANDEDVATSYRIVRDELAAYGAGLDDKPVVVALNKIDTLDDELIAALSAELEEASGSPVIPLSGASGTGVDWVLDKLLEAIGHDHAAVDPGDEGEDAVEWSPL; encoded by the coding sequence ATGCATTTCCTCGATCAGGCCAAGATTTTCGTCCGCTCCGGCGCCGGCGGCCCCGGCGCGGTGAGCTTCCGGCGCGAGAAGTTCATCGAATATGGCGGGCCCGACGGCGGCGACGGCGGCAAGGGCGGGGACATCGTCTTCGAAGCGGTGCCCGGCCTCAATACGCTGATCGACTTTCGCTATACCCAGCATTTCCGGGCCCAGCGCGGCACCGGCGGCGCCGGATCGAACCGCACCGGCGCCGGCGGCAAGGATCTCGTGATCAAGGTCCCGATCGGCACCCAGATCCTCGCCGACGACGACGAGCGCACGTTGCTCGCCGATCTCACCAAAGCGGGCGAGCGGATCGTCTTCCTTCGCGGCGGCGACGGCGGCCGCGGCAATGCGAGCTACAAGACCTCCACCAACCGCGCCCCGCGCCAGCACGGCACCGGCTGGCCGGCGGAGGAGGCGTGGGTGTGGCTGCGGCTGAAGCTGCTCGCCGATGCCGGGCTGGTCGGCCTTCCCAATGCCGGCAAGTCGACCTTCCTCAACGCCGTCACCAACGCGCAGGCCAAGGTCGGCGCCTATGCCTTCACGACGACGCGGCCGCAGCTCGGCGTCGTCCGCCACAAGGGCCGCGAGTTCGTCATTGCCGACATTCCCGGCCTGATCGAAGGCGCGGCGGAGGGGGCGGGGATCGGCGATCGCTTCCTCGGCCATGTCGAGCGCTGCCGGGTGCTGCTCCACCTCGTCGATGCCAATGACGAGGATGTCGCGACCAGCTACCGGATCGTCCGCGACGAGCTTGCCGCTTATGGCGCGGGGCTCGACGACAAACCGGTCGTGGTCGCGCTCAACAAGATCGACACGCTGGACGACGAGCTGATCGCAGCCCTGTCGGCGGAGCTTGAGGAAGCGAGCGGCAGCCCGGTGATCCCGCTGTCGGGCGCGAGCGGCACCGGGGTCGATTGGGTGCTCGACAAGCTGCTGGAGGCGATCGGCCACGATCACGCCGCGGTCGATCCCGGCGACGAGGGCGAGGACGCGGTGGAATGGTCGCCGCTGTGA
- a CDS encoding TetR/AcrR family transcriptional regulator, with product MTRERLSAEQSRAIALDAAQRLLIEEGPQAVTLKAVGAAIGKSHANLLHHFGSAAGLQAALATRIGERVSAGIAEAVRRSRQGEADPIEIVDRVFDTFGREGAGALASWMILTGDREALDPILESIHSMVERLREGHEDRPIEETTLWVVLAAIGDALLGEPLAKALGLPRDRAREVVRRLLIGSTGLSEGVAAGERAP from the coding sequence ATGACGCGCGAGCGCCTCAGCGCCGAGCAGAGCCGCGCGATCGCCCTCGATGCCGCGCAGCGTCTCTTGATCGAAGAGGGGCCGCAGGCGGTGACGCTGAAGGCCGTCGGCGCCGCGATCGGCAAGAGCCACGCCAACCTGCTCCACCATTTCGGCTCGGCGGCGGGGCTGCAGGCGGCGCTCGCGACGCGGATCGGGGAGCGGGTGAGCGCCGGCATCGCGGAGGCGGTCCGTCGCTCACGCCAGGGCGAGGCCGATCCGATCGAGATCGTCGACCGGGTGTTCGACACGTTCGGGCGCGAAGGGGCCGGCGCGCTTGCAAGCTGGATGATCCTGACCGGCGATCGCGAGGCGCTCGATCCGATCCTCGAATCGATCCACTCCATGGTCGAGCGGCTGCGCGAGGGCCATGAGGACCGGCCGATCGAGGAGACGACGCTCTGGGTCGTCCTCGCCGCGATCGGCGATGCCCTGCTCGGCGAGCCGCTTGCCAAGGCGCTCGGCCTTCCACGCGATCGCGCGCGCGAAGTGGTGCGGCGATTGCTGATCGGCAGCACCGGACTCAGCGAAGGCGTTGCGGCCGGGGAGCGCGCGCCCTAA
- the spt gene encoding serine palmitoyltransferase — MTDTARSAAPAADLLAKFDPLIAQREALLATGVKDPFSLVMEKVLSPTRAICNGRETILLGTYNYMGMTFDDDVIAAGKRALDEFGSGTTGSRVLNGTYQGHKECEDALKDFYAMDHAMVFSTGYQANLGIISTIAGKGDYIVLDIDSHASIYDGCKMGDAEIVPFRHNDIGAMEKRLARIPAGAGKLVVLEGVYSMLGDIAPLKEMIGIAKAHGAMVLVDEAHSMGFIGPNGRGVAEDQGVIDQVDFIIGTFSKSVGTVGGFCVSNHPKFEILRLVCRPYVFTASLPPSVVATAATSIRKLMHGSNKRAHLWENSKRLHAGLKALGFTLGSETPQSAIVAVIMPDLEKGAAMWEALLAEGLYVNLARPPATPAGMTLLRCSLCAEHSSEEVGQILTMFENAGKATGVIG; from the coding sequence ATGACCGATACTGCCCGATCCGCCGCGCCGGCGGCCGATCTTCTTGCCAAGTTCGATCCGCTGATCGCCCAGCGCGAGGCCCTGCTCGCGACCGGGGTGAAGGATCCGTTCAGCCTCGTCATGGAAAAGGTCCTCTCGCCGACCCGCGCGATCTGCAACGGGCGCGAGACGATCCTCCTCGGCACCTACAATTATATGGGCATGACGTTCGACGACGACGTCATTGCCGCCGGCAAGCGGGCGCTCGACGAATTCGGCTCGGGCACAACCGGCAGCCGGGTCCTCAACGGGACCTATCAGGGCCACAAGGAATGCGAGGACGCGCTGAAGGACTTTTACGCCATGGATCATGCCATGGTGTTCTCGACCGGCTACCAGGCCAATCTCGGCATCATCTCCACCATCGCCGGCAAGGGCGACTATATCGTCCTCGACATCGACAGCCATGCGTCGATCTATGACGGCTGCAAGATGGGCGATGCGGAGATCGTGCCGTTCCGCCACAACGATATCGGCGCGATGGAAAAGCGGCTCGCCCGCATCCCCGCGGGGGCCGGCAAGCTCGTCGTCCTCGAAGGCGTCTATTCGATGCTCGGCGACATCGCGCCGCTGAAGGAGATGATCGGCATCGCCAAGGCGCACGGCGCGATGGTGCTGGTCGACGAGGCGCATTCGATGGGCTTCATCGGCCCCAACGGCCGCGGCGTCGCCGAGGACCAGGGCGTCATCGACCAGGTCGATTTCATCATCGGCACCTTCTCCAAGAGCGTCGGGACGGTCGGCGGCTTCTGCGTCTCCAACCATCCGAAGTTCGAGATCCTGCGGCTCGTCTGCCGGCCCTATGTCTTCACCGCCTCGCTGCCGCCAAGCGTGGTCGCGACCGCGGCGACCTCGATCCGCAAGCTGATGCACGGCTCCAACAAGCGCGCGCATCTGTGGGAGAATTCGAAGCGCCTCCATGCCGGGCTCAAGGCATTGGGCTTCACGCTCGGATCGGAGACGCCGCAATCGGCGATCGTCGCGGTCATCATGCCGGACCTGGAGAAGGGCGCGGCAATGTGGGAGGCCTTGCTCGCCGAGGGGCTCTACGTGAACCTCGCCCGCCCGCCAGCGACGCCCGCGGGGATGACGCTGCTGCGCTGCTCGCTCTGCGCCGAACATTCGAGCGAGGAGGTCGGCCAGATCCTCACGATGTTCGAAAATGCCGGCAAGGCGACCGGCGTCATCGGCTAG
- a CDS encoding NAD(P)-dependent alcohol dehydrogenase — MQTKAFAAQSATTPLAETVIDRREPGPKDVLIDILYCGVCHSDLHTARGEWGGVKFPSVPGHEIVGRVSAVGGEVTKVAPGDIVGVGCMVDSCRTCHSCEEGLEQFCEGPHGFLGTYNGWMDGSGDNTFGGYSAAITVDEHFVLRINHDEADLAAVAPLLCAGITTWSPLRHWNVGPGKKVGVVGIGGLGHMGVKLAHALGAHVVAFTTSESKRQAALDLGADEVVVSTDPGQMKAHARSFDFILNTVAAPHNLDAYTTLLKRDGALTLVGVPSSPHPSPNIFPLIAGRRSIAGSLIGGIAETQEMLDFCAEHGITSDIEMIAMQDIDAAYDRMLKSDVKYRFVIDMATLKAA, encoded by the coding sequence ATGCAGACCAAAGCCTTCGCCGCGCAATCTGCGACCACGCCTCTGGCTGAGACCGTCATCGACCGGCGCGAGCCGGGGCCAAAGGATGTCCTCATCGACATCCTCTACTGCGGCGTCTGTCACTCCGATCTCCACACCGCCCGCGGCGAATGGGGCGGGGTCAAGTTTCCGAGCGTGCCTGGCCACGAGATCGTCGGCCGGGTGAGCGCGGTCGGCGGCGAGGTGACGAAGGTCGCGCCCGGCGACATCGTTGGGGTCGGCTGCATGGTCGATTCGTGCCGCACGTGCCATTCGTGCGAAGAGGGGCTGGAGCAGTTCTGCGAAGGGCCGCACGGCTTCCTCGGCACCTATAATGGCTGGATGGACGGCAGCGGCGACAATACGTTCGGCGGCTATTCGGCGGCGATCACGGTCGACGAGCATTTCGTGCTTCGGATCAACCATGACGAGGCCGATCTCGCCGCGGTCGCGCCTTTGCTGTGCGCCGGGATCACGACCTGGTCGCCGCTGCGTCACTGGAATGTCGGGCCGGGCAAGAAGGTCGGCGTCGTCGGCATCGGCGGGCTCGGTCATATGGGCGTGAAGCTCGCCCATGCGCTCGGCGCCCATGTCGTCGCCTTCACCACCTCGGAATCGAAGCGCCAGGCGGCGCTCGATCTCGGCGCGGACGAGGTCGTCGTTTCGACCGATCCCGGCCAGATGAAGGCGCATGCGCGAAGCTTCGATTTCATCCTCAACACCGTCGCCGCGCCGCACAATCTCGATGCCTATACGACGCTGCTCAAGCGCGACGGCGCGCTCACCCTCGTCGGCGTGCCCTCGAGCCCGCATCCCTCGCCGAACATCTTCCCGCTCATTGCCGGCCGGCGCTCGATCGCAGGCTCGTTGATCGGCGGTATCGCGGAGACGCAGGAGATGCTCGATTTCTGCGCCGAGCACGGCATCACCTCGGACATCGAGATGATCGCGATGCAGGATATCGACGCGGCCTATGACCGGATGCTGAAAAGCGATGTGAAGTACCGCTTCGTCATCGACATGGCGACGCTCAAGGCGGCGTAG
- a CDS encoding aldo/keto reductase: MRYVKLGNTGLDISRLCIGCMSFGVPARGPHPWSLGETESRPIVRKAIEAGINFFDTANVYSDGTSEEIVGRLLKEMIPRHEVVIATKVHGRMHKGPNGAGLSRKAILQEIDASLARLGTDYVDLYQIHRFDPETPIEETLEALHDVVKAGKARYIGASSMYAWQFATMLHVAEANGWTRFVSMQNYLNLLYREEEREMLPLCHAEGIGLIPWSPLARGRLTRPWDASTARSQTDAFGKTLFEEGDRAVVDRLAEVAGARGLPMAQVALAWVLAKEEVSAPIVGATRPEHLDDAIAALDVELDEAEIASLEEPYRPHSVVGFS; encoded by the coding sequence ATGCGCTACGTCAAGCTCGGCAATACGGGGCTCGATATTTCGCGCCTGTGCATCGGCTGCATGTCGTTCGGCGTCCCCGCTCGCGGCCCGCATCCCTGGTCGCTCGGGGAGACGGAGAGCCGGCCGATCGTCAGGAAGGCGATCGAGGCGGGGATCAATTTCTTCGATACCGCCAACGTCTATTCGGACGGCACGTCGGAAGAGATCGTCGGCCGGCTGCTCAAGGAAATGATCCCGCGCCACGAGGTGGTGATCGCGACCAAGGTCCACGGCCGGATGCACAAGGGGCCGAACGGCGCCGGCCTGTCCCGCAAGGCGATCCTGCAGGAAATCGACGCGAGCCTCGCCCGGCTCGGCACCGATTATGTCGATCTCTATCAGATTCACCGCTTCGATCCCGAGACGCCGATCGAGGAGACGCTGGAGGCGCTCCACGATGTCGTGAAGGCCGGCAAGGCGCGCTATATCGGCGCTTCCTCCATGTATGCCTGGCAGTTCGCGACCATGCTCCACGTTGCCGAGGCGAACGGGTGGACGCGGTTCGTGTCGATGCAGAATTATCTGAACCTCCTGTATCGCGAGGAGGAGCGCGAGATGCTGCCCCTGTGCCACGCGGAAGGGATCGGGCTGATCCCGTGGAGCCCGCTCGCGCGCGGGCGGCTGACGCGCCCCTGGGACGCGTCGACGGCGCGGTCGCAGACCGATGCGTTCGGGAAGACGCTCTTCGAAGAGGGCGATCGCGCGGTGGTGGACCGGCTCGCCGAAGTCGCCGGCGCGCGCGGCCTGCCGATGGCGCAGGTCGCGCTCGCCTGGGTGCTCGCGAAGGAGGAGGTCTCCGCGCCGATCGTCGGCGCGACCCGCCCCGAACATCTCGACGACGCGATCGCCGCGCTCGACGTCGAACTGGACGAGGCGGAGATCGCCTCGCTTGAGGAGCCTTATCGACCGCATTCGGTCGTCGGATTCAGTTGA